From one Brachypodium distachyon strain Bd21 chromosome 4, Brachypodium_distachyon_v3.0, whole genome shotgun sequence genomic stretch:
- the LOC104584954 gene encoding vasodilator-stimulated phosphoprotein-like — protein MNTLSSVARWRASSSAMECLDASFVRVMSSGLNPASASAASSSPPHPPSKPQPPMPPDYLHRRIGPGSKKMSAEPITRWLGVDAARAPLPDGGIAEAAVPIHSSAGAAAGPPHPNAGSTIAAGVGLAAQAFFLSDGEPTAARVSAAMGTDGQTCAASGRGDRGPHFAEEARRKWSGWRRGGLRRRGV, from the coding sequence ATGAACACCCTCTCCTCCGTGGCTAGGTGGCGTGCATCATCTTCAGCGATGGAGTGCTTGGACGCCTCCTTCGTGCGCGTGATGTCCTCGGGGTTGAaccctgcctccgcctccgccgcatcctcctcccctccgcaTCCACCTTCAAAACCGCAACCGCCGATGCCTCCCGACTATCTCCACCGGCGAATCGGGCCGGGGAGTAAGAAGATGAGCGCGGAGCCAATCACTCGCTGGCTTGGGGTGGACGCCGCTCGAGCTCCCCTCCCCGACGGCGGCATAGCTGAAGCGGCGGTCCCCATCCACTCCTCGGCGGGTGCTGCGGCCGGCCCACCTCACCCAAATGCGGGCTCCACGATTGCGGCCGGTGTCGGACTGGCGGCGCAGGCCTTCTTCCTCAGCGATGGTGAGCCGACCGCCGCTAGGGTTTCCGCGGCCATGGGGACCGACGGCCAGACGTGCGCGGCGAGTGGGAGAGGAGATCGGGGGCCGCATTTTGCCGAGGAAGCTCGCCGGAAATGGagtgggtggcggcggggtggATTGCGGCGAAGGGGAGTTTAG